Proteins encoded within one genomic window of Formosa agariphila KMM 3901:
- a CDS encoding alpha/beta hydrolase translates to MKTLLIKTVGNYLNLLSYISKPYAANKALNLFVTPRKGRVLERHVDFLNTAFNEELTYNNHTIMTYRWLGKKGTILLAHGWESNSYRWKPLVTELNKKGYSVVALDAPAHGRSGSKEFNALLYAEYINVVAQRFKPHTIIAHSAGGMAATAFQNKYQYPALEKLILLGAPSEFKDIISRYVKMLGYNKRITHQLNKTIIKRFGVAPDSFSTAEILNNIKTKGLIIHDKSDTIIPYNDALLINKGFKNSTLITTEGLGHSLNDASVRDHIYNFLEA, encoded by the coding sequence ATGAAAACCCTTTTAATTAAAACGGTTGGAAATTATCTTAATCTATTAAGTTATATCTCTAAACCTTATGCCGCTAATAAGGCCTTAAACTTATTCGTCACGCCAAGAAAAGGTCGTGTTTTAGAACGTCATGTCGATTTTTTAAACACCGCGTTTAACGAAGAGCTTACTTACAACAATCATACTATTATGACCTATCGTTGGTTAGGTAAAAAAGGAACCATTCTATTAGCTCATGGCTGGGAAAGTAACTCGTACAGATGGAAACCTTTAGTTACCGAATTAAATAAAAAAGGCTATTCTGTAGTTGCTTTAGACGCACCTGCACACGGACGTTCTGGAAGTAAAGAATTTAATGCCTTATTATATGCCGAATATATTAATGTTGTTGCTCAACGTTTTAAACCGCATACCATTATAGCGCATTCTGCAGGAGGAATGGCAGCAACAGCTTTTCAGAATAAATATCAATATCCAGCTTTAGAAAAATTAATTCTTTTAGGGGCGCCTTCAGAATTTAAAGATATTATTAGCCGGTATGTAAAAATGCTAGGCTATAACAAACGTATTACTCATCAGTTAAACAAAACCATAATTAAACGTTTTGGTGTGGCTCCAGATTCATTTTCTACTGCCGAAATTTTAAATAACATCAAAACAAAAGGATTAATTATTCACGATAAAAGTGATACTATTATACCTTACAACGATGCTTTACTTATAAATAAAGGATTTAAAAACAGCACATTAATCACTACAGAAGGTTTAGGACACTCCTTAAACGACGCTTCTGTAAGAGACCATATTTACAACTTCTTAGAAGCCTAA
- a CDS encoding cupin domain-containing protein has protein sequence MKSYKIITNPFIVPTTDGKIIKEHFGNATTGDSDISIAHMTAPAGWSEPFQTPEFDEFTFIIKGKKQFIFEDEIIVLEAGQSIKIDKNTRVQYSNPFDTPCEYIAICTPAFSPDHVNREDL, from the coding sequence ATGAAATCTTACAAAATCATTACAAATCCGTTTATCGTACCGACAACAGATGGTAAAATTATAAAAGAACATTTTGGAAATGCAACTACTGGCGATTCAGACATTAGTATTGCACACATGACTGCACCTGCAGGATGGAGCGAACCTTTTCAAACTCCAGAATTCGATGAATTCACTTTTATAATAAAAGGCAAAAAGCAATTTATATTTGAAGATGAAATTATAGTCTTAGAAGCTGGTCAATCTATTAAAATTGATAAAAACACCCGAGTACAATATTCTAATCCGTTTGATACTCCCTGCGAATACATTGCCATTTGTACACCTGCTTTTTCGCCAGACCATGTTAATAGAGAAGATTTATGA
- a CDS encoding YitT family protein, with protein MNSIVSRLLVYIARKKLGTNETVTPTSLKKVVPIVRTLQVELRHAIKEYIFIAIGVVSAGFGLKGFLLPNRFIDGGATGISLLLEHLTGLSLGVLLLLVNLPFIILGAKTFNLKFALKSIVAITFLAFVVHNVDYPTITDDKLLISVFGGFFLGFGIGMSMRGGAVIDGTEVLALFVGRKFSMTVGDVLLLINIVIFSFGAYILSIETALYAILTYMSAAKTVDFVVDGVEEYVGVTIISEKHEAIRIMVTEELRRACTIYIGKGGYHLEGGAQEKEIIYTIVTRLELAKMETEIDKIDKNAFIIMGVVKDIKGGMIKKKPLK; from the coding sequence ATGAATTCAATTGTCTCTAGGCTTCTAGTTTATATTGCTCGAAAAAAACTCGGGACAAATGAAACTGTTACCCCCACAAGTTTAAAAAAAGTAGTTCCTATTGTTAGGACACTACAGGTCGAACTACGCCATGCGATTAAAGAATATATCTTTATTGCAATTGGTGTAGTATCTGCTGGATTTGGATTAAAAGGTTTTTTACTTCCAAACCGATTTATAGATGGTGGAGCCACTGGAATTTCTTTACTTTTAGAACACCTAACAGGACTATCTTTAGGAGTTTTATTACTATTAGTCAATCTACCATTCATCATTTTAGGTGCAAAAACATTCAACTTAAAGTTTGCTTTAAAAAGCATAGTAGCCATAACATTTCTAGCCTTCGTGGTTCATAATGTAGACTACCCAACTATTACAGACGACAAATTATTAATCTCTGTTTTTGGAGGGTTTTTCTTAGGTTTTGGTATTGGAATGTCTATGAGAGGAGGCGCAGTAATTGACGGAACCGAAGTGCTAGCGCTCTTTGTTGGTAGAAAATTCTCTATGACTGTTGGTGACGTTTTACTTTTAATTAATATTGTTATTTTCTCTTTCGGAGCTTATATCTTATCTATTGAAACAGCATTATACGCTATCTTAACGTATATGTCGGCCGCAAAAACAGTCGATTTTGTGGTAGATGGTGTAGAAGAATATGTAGGGGTCACCATTATCTCAGAAAAGCATGAAGCCATTCGCATTATGGTAACCGAAGAGTTAAGACGTGCGTGTACTATTTACATAGGAAAAGGTGGATATCATTTAGAAGGTGGTGCGCAAGAAAAAGAAATTATTTATACCATTGTAACACGATTGGAGCTTGCTAAAATGGAAACAGAAATCGATAAAATTGATAAAAATGCATTCATAATCATGGGCGTTGTTAAAGATATAAAAGGTGGTATGATTAAGAAAAAACCTCTAAAATAG
- a CDS encoding helicase HerA-like domain-containing protein, producing MTENDTFLKEITEGNTFKGDYITMGSAILNEQPIKNAFVNIPLKTLNRHGLIAGATGTGKTKTLQVMAENLSEQGIPVLLMDIKGDLSGLAKPGDDNPAINNRHEKIGLPYSSKGFPVDVLTLSDQDGVRLRATVSEFGPILLSRILDLTDTQSGIVSVIFKYCDDNKLPLLDLKDFKKILQYATQEGRDEFQEAYGRISAASTGAILRKVVELEQQGADLFFGETSFDVQDLLRIDDEGRGYINILRLTDIQDRPKLFSTFMLSLLAEIYTTFPEQGDSGRPELIIFIDEAHLIFNEASKALLNQIESIVKLIRSKGVGLYFVTQNPTDVPEAVLSQLGLKIQHALRAFTAKDRKAIKLTAQNYPDSEYYDTESILTNLGTGEALVSALDEKGRPTPLAATMMRAPMSRMDVLTDNELSELISKSKLVKKYNETIDRESAYELLNEKIAHAEAEAEHQKQVAKKAPAQRKSNAMNPIIKVLTSATFIRSVFGILNKVIKK from the coding sequence ATGACTGAAAACGACACGTTTTTAAAAGAGATAACCGAGGGAAATACATTTAAAGGAGACTATATAACTATGGGTTCTGCCATATTAAATGAGCAACCAATAAAAAATGCATTTGTAAACATCCCTCTTAAAACGTTAAACAGACATGGATTAATTGCAGGAGCAACAGGCACGGGAAAAACAAAAACGCTACAAGTTATGGCAGAGAACTTGTCGGAACAAGGTATTCCTGTTTTACTCATGGATATTAAAGGTGATTTAAGTGGATTGGCTAAACCCGGAGACGATAATCCTGCAATTAATAACCGTCACGAAAAAATTGGCCTACCCTATTCATCTAAAGGTTTTCCGGTAGATGTACTTACACTTTCCGACCAAGATGGTGTACGATTACGTGCTACAGTTAGTGAATTTGGCCCCATTTTATTATCTCGAATTTTAGATTTAACCGACACACAATCTGGAATTGTTTCTGTAATTTTTAAATATTGCGACGATAATAAATTACCCCTTTTAGATTTAAAAGATTTTAAAAAAATATTACAATACGCCACTCAAGAAGGTCGTGACGAGTTCCAAGAAGCTTACGGACGAATTTCTGCAGCTTCTACTGGAGCCATATTAAGAAAGGTAGTAGAATTAGAACAACAAGGAGCCGATTTATTTTTTGGCGAAACATCTTTCGATGTTCAAGACTTATTACGTATAGATGATGAAGGTCGTGGTTACATTAATATTCTACGATTAACAGATATTCAAGATCGGCCTAAACTGTTCTCAACTTTTATGTTGAGTTTACTTGCCGAGATTTACACAACTTTTCCAGAACAAGGCGACAGCGGAAGACCAGAATTAATCATATTTATAGACGAAGCACACCTTATATTTAATGAAGCATCAAAAGCGCTTTTAAATCAGATTGAAAGTATTGTAAAATTAATACGAAGTAAAGGTGTCGGACTCTATTTTGTAACTCAAAATCCAACCGATGTTCCTGAAGCCGTTTTAAGTCAGTTGGGATTAAAAATTCAACATGCCTTACGTGCCTTTACAGCAAAAGACAGAAAAGCAATTAAGTTAACTGCACAAAATTATCCAGATTCAGAATACTACGATACAGAAAGTATACTTACTAATTTAGGAACAGGTGAAGCATTAGTATCTGCTTTAGATGAAAAAGGAAGACCAACACCATTGGCAGCAACCATGATGCGTGCACCAATGAGTCGGATGGATGTGTTAACAGACAATGAATTATCTGAATTAATTTCAAAATCAAAATTAGTAAAAAAATACAACGAGACTATTGATAGAGAAAGTGCTTACGAATTATTAAATGAAAAGATAGCGCACGCTGAAGCGGAAGCAGAACACCAAAAACAAGTTGCAAAAAAAGCACCTGCACAGCGTAAAAGTAATGCCATGAATCCAATAATTAAGGTTCTAACAAGCGCTACATTTATTAGAAGTGTATTCGGAATTTTAAACAAAGTGATAAAAAAATAA
- a CDS encoding 7-carboxy-7-deazaguanine synthase QueE, with protein MKKEIQELVNKGEMLPLMEEFYTIQGEGFYKGTAAYFIRVGGCDVGCHWCDVKESWDAELHPPTETSKIVEKAALHSNTIVVTGGEPLTWDMTALTTQLKAKGLNVHIETSGAYPLTGVWDWICLSPKKMKLPTAEVSAKAHELKVIIFNRDDFKFAEEQAALVNEDCILYMQPEWSKRDKMIPEIVEYVMANPKWKVSLQTHKYLNIP; from the coding sequence ATGAAGAAAGAGATTCAAGAGTTGGTGAATAAAGGTGAAATGTTGCCTTTAATGGAAGAGTTTTACACCATACAAGGTGAAGGCTTTTACAAAGGAACTGCTGCATACTTTATTCGAGTAGGTGGTTGCGATGTGGGTTGCCATTGGTGTGATGTAAAAGAGAGCTGGGATGCAGAATTGCATCCGCCAACAGAGACGTCTAAAATTGTTGAAAAGGCTGCTTTACATAGTAATACTATTGTGGTTACTGGTGGAGAACCTTTAACTTGGGATATGACGGCGTTAACCACGCAATTAAAAGCAAAAGGATTGAACGTTCATATCGAAACTTCGGGAGCTTATCCATTAACTGGAGTTTGGGATTGGATTTGTTTGTCTCCTAAAAAAATGAAATTGCCTACAGCAGAAGTGTCAGCAAAAGCACACGAATTAAAAGTTATAATTTTTAATAGAGATGATTTTAAATTTGCCGAAGAACAAGCTGCATTAGTAAACGAGGATTGTATTTTATATATGCAACCAGAATGGAGTAAGCGTGATAAAATGATTCCTGAAATTGTAGAATATGTTATGGCAAATCCGAAATGGAAAGTGTCGTTGCAAACACATAAGTATTTGAATATTCCTTAA
- a CDS encoding DUF2911 domain-containing protein, producing MKLLSVSAICLLVAFSFNTEMTAQNFSKLDKSPMDAAAFPTSYKDPNKKIKVVYSRPQLNNRELYDLVPLGKVWRLGANESAEITFYEDSHFGDTPVKAGTYSLFAIRGEKTWTMILNKDLNAWGAYSYNPNQDVARYNAIASIDAESIEAFSIAFDDQETMYLAWGTTRVAVPFKRN from the coding sequence ATGAAATTACTTAGCGTATCAGCAATCTGTTTATTAGTAGCATTTAGCTTCAACACAGAAATGACAGCCCAAAACTTTAGCAAATTAGACAAAAGCCCAATGGATGCTGCGGCATTTCCAACAAGCTACAAAGACCCTAACAAAAAAATTAAGGTAGTTTACAGTAGACCTCAACTTAATAATCGTGAGTTATACGATTTAGTGCCTTTAGGAAAAGTATGGAGATTAGGAGCTAATGAATCGGCTGAAATTACATTCTACGAAGATTCTCACTTTGGGGATACTCCTGTAAAAGCTGGAACATATTCTTTATTCGCTATTAGAGGTGAAAAAACGTGGACTATGATTTTAAATAAAGATCTTAATGCTTGGGGAGCTTACTCGTACAACCCTAACCAAGATGTAGCGCGTTACAATGCTATTGCGTCTATAGATGCAGAATCTATTGAAGCATTCTCTATTGCTTTCGACGATCAAGAAACTATGTATTTAGCATGGGGAACAACTCGTGTTGCTGTACCGTTTAAGAGAAACTAA
- the asnB gene encoding asparagine synthase B yields MCGIVCAFDLKQKADDLRPQILEMSKKIRHRGPDWSGIFSNDKAIMAHERLAIVDPASGKQPLFSPDGTLVLAANGEIYNHRELRKQFAGKYDFQTESDCEVILALYKEKGADFVDEMNGIFGFAIYDVEKDEYFVARDHMGIIPLYIGWDQNGTFYVASELKALEGQCTKIELFPPGHYMSSKDGKFVKWYNREWSEYDAVKDNETSIKDIKEALEAAVHRQLMSDVPYGVLLSGGLDSSVTSAIAKKYAQKRIESDDESDAWYPQLHSFSVGLEGSPDLAAARKVADHIKTIHHEIKFTIQEGLDAIRDVVYNLETYDVTTIRASTPMYLMARVIKSMGIKMVLSGEGADELFGGYLYFHKAPNAQEFHEETVRKLSKLHMYDCLRANKSLAAWGIEGRVPFLDKEFMDVAMRINPQDKMINGERMEKWVVRKAFEDMIPESVAWRQKEQFSDGVGYSWIDTLKEVVATEVSDEQLANAKYKFPLQTPTSKEEFYYRSIFAEHFPSDAAALCVPQEASVACSTKIALEWDEAFKNMNDPSGRAVANVHTEAYK; encoded by the coding sequence ATGTGTGGAATTGTATGTGCATTCGATTTGAAACAAAAGGCGGATGATTTAAGACCTCAGATTTTAGAAATGTCAAAAAAAATTCGTCACCGTGGTCCAGACTGGAGTGGGATTTTTAGTAATGACAAAGCTATTATGGCGCACGAACGTTTAGCTATTGTAGATCCAGCTTCTGGAAAACAACCTTTATTTAGCCCTGATGGAACATTAGTGCTAGCAGCTAACGGAGAAATATACAATCACCGTGAACTACGTAAGCAATTTGCTGGGAAATACGATTTTCAAACAGAATCTGATTGCGAAGTTATCTTAGCTTTATACAAAGAAAAGGGCGCTGATTTTGTAGATGAAATGAACGGAATCTTTGGGTTTGCAATTTATGATGTTGAAAAAGATGAATACTTTGTAGCTCGCGATCACATGGGAATTATTCCTTTATATATAGGATGGGATCAAAACGGAACATTTTATGTAGCTTCAGAATTAAAAGCTTTAGAAGGACAATGTACTAAAATAGAATTATTTCCTCCAGGACATTATATGTCTAGTAAAGATGGAAAATTTGTAAAATGGTACAATAGAGAATGGAGTGAATACGATGCTGTAAAAGATAACGAAACAAGTATTAAAGACATTAAAGAAGCTTTAGAAGCTGCTGTACACAGACAGTTAATGTCTGATGTGCCTTATGGTGTATTACTGTCTGGAGGATTAGATTCTTCTGTAACATCTGCAATTGCTAAAAAATATGCTCAAAAACGAATTGAAAGCGACGATGAGTCTGATGCTTGGTACCCACAATTACACAGTTTTTCTGTAGGGTTAGAAGGGTCTCCAGATTTAGCTGCAGCTAGAAAAGTAGCCGATCATATTAAAACCATTCACCACGAAATTAAATTTACCATTCAAGAAGGTTTAGATGCCATTCGCGATGTAGTATATAACCTAGAAACTTACGATGTAACAACAATTCGTGCCAGTACACCTATGTACTTAATGGCTCGTGTTATTAAGTCTATGGGAATTAAAATGGTATTGTCTGGAGAAGGTGCAGACGAATTATTTGGAGGCTATTTATACTTCCATAAAGCACCAAATGCTCAAGAATTTCACGAAGAAACAGTTCGTAAATTAAGTAAACTTCATATGTACGATTGTTTACGTGCGAACAAAAGTTTAGCAGCTTGGGGAATTGAAGGTCGTGTGCCATTCTTAGATAAAGAATTTATGGATGTGGCTATGAGAATTAACCCACAAGATAAAATGATTAACGGAGAGCGCATGGAAAAATGGGTGGTTCGTAAGGCATTCGAAGATATGATTCCTGAAAGTGTTGCTTGGAGACAAAAAGAGCAATTTAGTGATGGTGTTGGTTACAGCTGGATTGATACTTTAAAAGAAGTTGTTGCTACAGAAGTATCAGACGAACAATTAGCAAATGCGAAATATAAGTTCCCGTTACAAACGCCAACAAGTAAAGAGGAATTCTACTACCGTTCAATTTTTGCAGAACATTTCCCTAGCGATGCTGCTGCATTATGTGTGCCTCAAGAAGCAAGTGTTGCTTGTAGTACCAAAATAGCATTAGAGTGGGATGAAGCATTTAAAAACATGAACGACCCAAGTGGTAGAGCAGTAGCAAATGTGCATACAGAAGCGTATAAGTAA
- the gyrB gene encoding DNA topoisomerase (ATP-hydrolyzing) subunit B, giving the protein MSEEAKKHNYSADSIQALEGMEHVRMRPSMYIGDVGVRGLHHLVYEVVDNSIDEALAGHCDIIKVIINEDNSITTEDNGRGIPVDLHKKEGISALEVVMTKIGAGGKFDKDSYKVSGGLHGVGVSCVNALSEHLTATVYRDGTIWQQEYERGKSLYPVKAIGETDLRGTVVTFKPDPTIFKQTLEYSYDTLASRLRELAYLNKGITITLIDKRVKNEEGEHDVETFHSDEGLKEFVKFLDGNREPIITEVIAFEGEKNDIPVEVAMIYNTSYSENLHSYVNNINTHEGGTHLSGFRRGLTHTLKKYADSSGLTDKLKFEISGDDFREGLTAIISVKVQEPQFEGQTKTKLGNREVSASVSQAVSEMLTDYLEEHPEDAKTIVQKVILAAQARHAAQKAREMVQRKTVMSIGGLPGKLSDCSEQDPSKCEVFLVEGDSAGGTAKQGRDRAFQAILPLRGKILNVEKAMQHKVFENEEIKNIFTALGVTIGTEEDSKALNLSKLRYHKVVIMCDADIDGSHIATLILTFFFRYMKELIENGHIYIATPPLYLVKKGAKKEYAWSDSERDGLVEQFGGASIQRYKGLGEMNAEQLWDTTMNPNFRTLRQVNIDNGGEADRIFSMLMGDEVPPRREFIEKNAVYAKIDA; this is encoded by the coding sequence ATGAGCGAAGAAGCTAAAAAACATAATTACTCGGCCGATAGTATACAGGCATTAGAGGGTATGGAGCATGTAAGAATGCGTCCATCCATGTATATTGGTGATGTTGGAGTAAGAGGTCTTCACCACTTAGTTTATGAAGTTGTAGATAACTCTATTGATGAAGCCTTAGCAGGTCATTGCGACATTATTAAAGTTATAATCAATGAAGATAACTCTATTACGACAGAAGATAATGGTCGTGGTATCCCTGTAGATTTACATAAAAAAGAAGGAATATCTGCGCTAGAAGTTGTAATGACTAAAATTGGTGCCGGTGGTAAATTCGATAAAGATTCTTATAAAGTATCTGGAGGACTTCACGGTGTTGGTGTAAGTTGTGTTAATGCACTTTCTGAGCATTTAACAGCAACAGTATATAGAGATGGAACGATTTGGCAACAAGAATACGAGCGTGGTAAGTCACTATATCCTGTAAAAGCAATTGGAGAAACAGATTTAAGAGGTACAGTTGTAACTTTTAAACCAGACCCAACCATATTTAAACAAACTTTAGAATATAGCTACGATACCTTAGCGAGTAGATTACGTGAATTAGCATACCTAAATAAAGGAATTACGATTACTCTTATCGATAAAAGAGTGAAGAATGAAGAAGGAGAGCACGATGTTGAAACTTTTCACTCTGACGAAGGTTTAAAGGAATTTGTTAAGTTTTTAGATGGAAACCGCGAGCCTATTATTACAGAAGTTATTGCTTTTGAAGGGGAAAAGAACGATATTCCTGTAGAAGTAGCAATGATTTATAATACGTCGTATTCAGAAAATTTACACTCGTACGTAAACAACATTAATACGCATGAAGGTGGAACGCACCTTTCTGGTTTTAGACGTGGTTTAACACATACGTTAAAGAAATACGCCGATAGCTCTGGGTTAACAGATAAATTAAAGTTTGAAATTTCTGGAGACGATTTCCGTGAAGGATTAACAGCTATTATCTCTGTAAAAGTTCAAGAACCTCAGTTCGAAGGGCAAACAAAAACCAAGTTAGGGAACAGAGAAGTTTCTGCTTCTGTAAGTCAGGCGGTTTCAGAAATGTTAACGGACTACTTAGAAGAGCATCCAGAAGATGCTAAGACTATTGTTCAAAAAGTAATATTAGCAGCACAAGCACGTCACGCGGCACAAAAAGCACGTGAAATGGTACAGCGTAAAACCGTAATGAGTATTGGTGGTTTACCTGGGAAATTAAGTGACTGTTCTGAGCAAGACCCATCAAAATGCGAAGTATTCCTTGTCGAGGGAGATTCGGCGGGTGGAACGGCTAAGCAAGGTCGTGACCGTGCGTTCCAAGCTATTTTACCTTTACGTGGTAAAATTCTTAACGTTGAAAAAGCTATGCAACACAAGGTTTTCGAAAACGAAGAAATCAAGAATATCTTTACAGCTTTAGGGGTTACCATAGGTACCGAAGAAGATAGTAAAGCCTTAAACCTTTCAAAATTACGTTACCATAAAGTAGTTATTATGTGTGATGCCGATATCGATGGTAGTCACATTGCTACTTTAATTTTAACATTCTTCTTTAGATATATGAAGGAGCTTATTGAAAACGGACATATTTACATTGCAACGCCTCCTTTATATTTAGTTAAAAAAGGAGCTAAAAAAGAATATGCTTGGAGTGATAGTGAACGTGATGGTTTAGTAGAACAATTTGGAGGTGCATCGATTCAGCGTTACAAAGGTCTTGGAGAGATGAATGCCGAGCAACTTTGGGATACTACAATGAATCCTAACTTCAGAACATTAAGACAAGTAAATATTGATAACGGTGGAGAAGCCGATCGTATTTTCTCTATGTTAATGGGAGATGAGGTACCACCTCGTCGTGAATTCATAGAAAAGAATGCAGTATACGCTAAAATTGATGCGTAA
- the mdh gene encoding malate dehydrogenase produces MKVTVVGAGAVGASCAEYIAIKNFASEVVLLDIKEGFAEGKAMDLMQTASLNGFDTKITGVTGDYSKTAGSDVCVITSGIPRKPGMTREELIGINAGIVKNVSTSLLEHSPNMILIVVSNPMDTMTYLAHKATGLPKNRIIGMGGALDSARFKYRLAEALGAPISDVDGMVIGGHSDTGMFPLTRLATRNSVPVSEFLSEERLNQVKEDTKVGGATLTKLLGTSAWYAPGAAVSGMVQAIACDTKKIFPCSTLLDGEYGLTDICLGVPVVLGKDGIEKIVDITLNDEEKAHLAASAEGVRKTNGLLEV; encoded by the coding sequence ATGAAAGTAACAGTAGTTGGAGCAGGAGCAGTAGGTGCAAGTTGTGCAGAATATATCGCTATTAAAAACTTCGCTTCAGAAGTTGTTTTGTTAGACATTAAAGAAGGTTTTGCAGAAGGTAAAGCAATGGATTTAATGCAAACGGCTTCTTTAAATGGATTCGATACAAAAATCACAGGTGTAACTGGAGACTATAGCAAGACTGCAGGTAGTGATGTTTGTGTGATTACTAGTGGAATTCCTAGAAAACCAGGAATGACAAGAGAAGAACTTATTGGTATTAATGCAGGAATCGTTAAGAATGTATCTACAAGTTTACTTGAGCACTCTCCAAACATGATTCTTATTGTAGTTAGTAACCCAATGGATACCATGACGTATTTAGCTCATAAAGCTACAGGTTTACCAAAAAACAGAATTATCGGAATGGGTGGAGCTTTAGATTCTGCACGTTTTAAATACAGATTAGCAGAAGCTTTAGGAGCGCCTATTAGCGATGTAGACGGAATGGTAATTGGTGGACACAGTGATACTGGAATGTTCCCACTAACACGTTTAGCGACTAGAAATAGTGTGCCAGTTTCAGAATTTTTATCTGAAGAACGTTTAAATCAAGTTAAAGAAGATACTAAAGTTGGTGGAGCAACATTAACTAAATTATTAGGAACTTCTGCTTGGTACGCGCCAGGTGCAGCTGTGTCAGGAATGGTACAAGCTATTGCTTGCGATACTAAAAAGATTTTCCCTTGTTCAACATTATTAGATGGTGAATATGGCTTAACAGATATTTGTTTAGGTGTACCAGTTGTATTAGGTAAAGATGGTATCGAAAAAATAGTAGATATTACATTAAACGACGAAGAAAAAGCGCATTTAGCAGCAAGTGCTGAAGGTGTTAGAAAAACAAATGGATTATTAGAGGTTTAA
- a CDS encoding universal stress protein, with translation MEPIIVTTNFSKLSDNAVLYAASLAKHFNRKLIMFNAFQIPLHASNTLLSIKSINNMMQNSVATLEKLAKSLKEEFEIEVDYECGYFELENKVDVLMKKYNASLLVMGMSDKSLEQNLIGNPTTTLISMKKFPVLAVPIHAKFKGIRKILFACDLMKDVPLKTLARLRQIANGLDSKVTVFYVDEKIDELKLNAKTISNIDNELNDVTYLYKNVKSDAIIEEIHSQIQESDSELLVMIPKAYGFWESLIHKSKTRVMASGLNIPLLSIPVK, from the coding sequence ATGGAACCAATTATAGTTACAACAAACTTCTCTAAATTATCAGATAATGCAGTCTTATATGCAGCATCCTTAGCTAAACATTTTAATAGAAAGCTAATTATGTTTAATGCGTTTCAAATTCCGCTTCATGCATCTAACACCTTGTTGTCGATTAAATCGATAAATAATATGATGCAAAATAGTGTCGCTACATTAGAAAAGTTAGCTAAGTCTTTAAAAGAAGAATTCGAAATAGAGGTAGACTATGAATGTGGATATTTCGAGTTAGAGAATAAAGTAGATGTGCTAATGAAAAAGTATAATGCGTCGTTATTAGTTATGGGAATGTCAGATAAATCTTTAGAGCAAAATTTAATAGGCAATCCTACAACGACTTTAATTAGTATGAAAAAATTTCCAGTTCTAGCTGTTCCAATTCATGCTAAATTTAAAGGAATAAGGAAAATTCTTTTTGCTTGCGATTTAATGAAAGATGTGCCATTGAAAACATTAGCAAGATTACGTCAGATTGCAAATGGATTAGATTCTAAAGTCACTGTGTTTTATGTTGATGAGAAAATTGATGAATTAAAACTTAATGCGAAAACCATTAGTAATATCGATAATGAACTTAATGATGTTACTTATTTATATAAGAATGTAAAATCTGATGCGATTATTGAAGAAATACACTCTCAAATTCAAGAATCAGATTCAGAATTACTGGTTATGATTCCAAAAGCATATGGATTTTGGGAATCTTTAATTCATAAAAGTAAAACACGAGTTATGGCATCTGGTTTAAATATTCCGTTGTTGTCTATTCCTGTTAAATAA